A single window of Selenomonas sputigena DNA harbors:
- the dnaJ gene encoding molecular chaperone DnaJ codes for MSEKRDYYEVLGLSKGASDADIKKAFKKMARKYHPDLNRDNPKEAAEKFKEVNEAYQVLSDPQKKSTYDQFGHAAFDGAGGGAGGAGGFGGFGGGFGGFGGGMGGFGMDDIMDAFFGGGGRRRGPKGPEPGNDLRYDLEITFEEAAFGKEVELTVPRTENCDACHGTGAAEGTKPETCPDCHGTGQVQKAQRTPLGNFMTSRPCSRCGGTGQVVKNPCKKCGGTGHTRVNRKIEVKIPAGIDEGQRVRISGGGEAGQRGGPNGDLYVYIYVKHHKLFKRSGADVISEVPISFVQAALGDTIEVPTIDGKAELKIPAGIQSGTVLRMRGKGIPHLRGTGRGDQHVRVKVLTPQKLTSKQKDALKAFGDLCGESVNPEQKTFKDTLKSFFK; via the coding sequence GTGAGCGAGAAACGCGATTACTATGAGGTGCTCGGCCTCTCTAAAGGCGCTTCGGATGCGGACATCAAGAAGGCGTTCAAGAAGATGGCGCGCAAGTACCATCCCGATTTGAACCGCGACAATCCGAAGGAAGCTGCCGAGAAGTTCAAGGAGGTCAACGAGGCTTATCAAGTCCTCTCCGATCCGCAGAAGAAATCGACGTACGATCAGTTTGGCCACGCGGCGTTTGACGGTGCGGGTGGCGGTGCAGGAGGCGCAGGGGGCTTCGGCGGTTTCGGCGGCGGCTTCGGCGGCTTTGGCGGCGGCATGGGCGGCTTCGGCATGGACGACATCATGGACGCCTTCTTCGGCGGCGGCGGTCGTCGTCGTGGGCCGAAAGGCCCTGAGCCGGGCAACGACCTGCGCTATGACTTGGAGATCACCTTTGAAGAAGCGGCATTCGGCAAGGAGGTCGAACTGACGGTTCCGCGCACGGAGAATTGTGATGCGTGTCACGGCACGGGCGCGGCCGAGGGCACGAAGCCCGAGACGTGTCCCGACTGCCACGGCACGGGTCAGGTGCAGAAGGCGCAGCGCACGCCGCTCGGCAACTTCATGACCTCGCGTCCGTGCAGCCGCTGCGGCGGCACGGGGCAGGTCGTCAAGAATCCGTGCAAGAAGTGCGGCGGCACGGGTCACACGCGCGTCAACCGCAAGATCGAGGTCAAGATCCCTGCGGGCATCGACGAGGGGCAGCGCGTGCGCATCTCGGGCGGCGGCGAAGCGGGGCAGCGCGGCGGTCCGAATGGCGATCTCTACGTCTATATCTATGTGAAGCATCACAAGCTGTTCAAGAGGAGCGGCGCGGACGTCATCAGCGAGGTGCCGATCTCCTTTGTGCAGGCGGCGCTCGGCGACACGATCGAGGTGCCGACCATCGACGGCAAGGCGGAACTCAAGATTCCCGCGGGCATCCAATCGGGCACGGTGCTCCGCATGCGCGGCAAGGGCATCCCGCATCTAAGAGGCACGGGGCGCGGCGATCAGCATGTGCGCGTCAAGGTCTTGACGCCGCAGAAGCTTACGAGCAAGCAGAAGGACGCACTGAAGGCATTCGGCGACCTCTGCGGCGAAAGCGTCAATCCCGAGCAGAAGACGTTCAAGGATACGCTGAAGAGTTTCTTCAAGTGA